A region of Streptomyces sp. TG1A-60 DNA encodes the following proteins:
- a CDS encoding glycoside hydrolase family 2 TIM barrel-domain containing protein translates to MTVTRRSLLIAGTAAPMAGAPAGTPGVAGAAERTRQSSAGRAIPLRDGWRFALVNPGGITDPTGAYADAAEPGYDDSAWRRVAVPHDWSIELAPTTRNGTTSGTGFFPGGLGWYRTTFTLPPALAGKRISVEFDGVYMDSYVHCNGTEVGRHPYGYTGFAFDLTDLLHTDGTTENVIAVKVQNRLPSSRWYSGSGIYREARLVVTEPVHVARWGTYVTTPDITEERALVRVRTSVVNASGAAAGVEVVSRVVDARGRTVARTSSTVAVTDTATETHELTVREPRRWDFTDPYRYALKTELRVGGRTTDTYRTAFGVRTFRFDPDEGFHLNGTHHKIRGVDLHHDLGALGAAVSADAVRRQMTIMKSMGVNAFRTSHNPPSPEMIEACEEMGIVMTVEAFDCWKSPKTRYDYGRFFDEWADRDVTEMVLAARNSPAVLMWSIGNEVSEFTSTSGLAMADRLIAALKASDDTRPIVIGSHRHRSVPAPGTPGDLILAKLDGLGLNYNTAKSVDALHARYPHLFLFESESSSETSTRGVYQEPERLNTGENHTPGRRGVSSYDNNLASWTMSGEYGHKKDRDRKWFAGQFLWSGIDYIGEPTPYDVFPVKASFFGAVDTAGFPKDMYYLFQSQWISEPMVHLLPMSWNHQKGDTVEVWAYSNVDTVELFLNGKSLGTRKFDEKKTVDGRPYLETTEATGDDKTFTDGPYPGSYTSPNGSAGKLHLTWKVPYAPGELKAVARRNGRAVATDVLRTAGAPHAVRLTADRASLPADGRSLVFVTAEIVDARGVVVPDAEHLISFDVRGGSLAGLDNGREESAERYQASTRTAFGGKALAIVRSGVEPGPTKVTARVEGLRTGKVTVRATPARAKSSTPPAEFEPDHPAPVTYPHADASYSGRPDTLPAAMLDGDPATGWSNGFLKAATALLPAFSGARPEDWVSVDWGRAGTVGRVEVSFTVDAGHTLPETVEVAVWDGTRHVPAEGAEVHWATASDAPTVIIFTPLRGSRIRLTLTSRYPGEARGAVRISRLDVLAV, encoded by the coding sequence ATGACCGTCACGCGCAGGTCGTTACTCATCGCGGGTACCGCCGCACCGATGGCCGGAGCGCCGGCGGGCACCCCCGGCGTCGCGGGCGCCGCGGAGCGGACACGGCAGTCGTCGGCCGGCCGCGCCATCCCGCTCCGGGACGGCTGGCGCTTCGCCCTCGTCAACCCGGGTGGAATCACCGACCCGACCGGCGCGTACGCCGACGCGGCCGAGCCCGGCTACGACGACTCCGCCTGGCGCCGGGTCGCCGTCCCGCACGACTGGAGCATCGAGCTCGCCCCGACCACCCGGAACGGCACCACCAGCGGCACCGGCTTCTTCCCCGGCGGCCTCGGCTGGTACCGCACCACGTTCACACTGCCGCCCGCCCTCGCCGGGAAGCGGATCTCCGTCGAGTTCGACGGCGTCTACATGGACTCGTACGTCCACTGCAACGGCACCGAGGTCGGCCGCCACCCCTACGGCTACACCGGCTTCGCCTTCGATCTCACCGACCTGCTGCACACCGACGGCACCACCGAGAACGTCATCGCGGTCAAGGTGCAGAACCGGCTCCCCAGCAGCCGTTGGTACTCCGGCAGCGGCATCTACCGCGAGGCCCGCCTCGTCGTCACCGAGCCGGTGCACGTGGCCCGCTGGGGCACCTACGTCACCACGCCGGACATCACCGAGGAGCGCGCCCTCGTCCGCGTACGGACCTCCGTGGTGAACGCCTCCGGCGCCGCTGCCGGCGTCGAGGTCGTCTCCCGGGTCGTCGACGCCCGTGGCCGCACCGTCGCCCGTACGTCCTCCACGGTCGCCGTCACCGACACCGCGACCGAGACCCACGAACTGACCGTGCGCGAGCCGAGGCGGTGGGACTTCACCGACCCGTACCGCTACGCCCTGAAGACCGAACTGCGCGTCGGCGGCAGAACGACCGACACCTACCGCACGGCCTTCGGTGTCCGCACCTTCCGCTTCGACCCGGACGAGGGCTTCCACCTCAACGGCACCCATCACAAGATCAGGGGCGTCGACCTCCACCACGACCTCGGCGCGCTCGGCGCCGCCGTCAGCGCCGACGCCGTCCGCCGGCAGATGACCATCATGAAGTCGATGGGCGTCAACGCGTTCCGCACCTCGCACAACCCGCCCTCCCCGGAGATGATCGAGGCCTGCGAGGAAATGGGCATCGTGATGACGGTGGAGGCCTTCGACTGCTGGAAGAGCCCCAAGACCCGGTACGACTACGGCCGGTTCTTCGACGAGTGGGCCGACCGGGACGTCACCGAGATGGTGCTCGCGGCCCGCAACTCGCCCGCCGTCCTCATGTGGTCCATCGGCAACGAGGTCTCGGAGTTCACCTCCACCTCCGGCCTCGCCATGGCGGACCGGCTGATCGCCGCACTCAAGGCCTCGGACGACACCCGCCCGATCGTCATCGGCTCCCACCGCCACCGCAGCGTGCCCGCCCCCGGCACACCCGGCGACCTGATCCTGGCCAAGCTCGACGGCCTCGGCCTCAACTACAACACCGCCAAGTCGGTGGACGCGCTGCACGCCCGCTATCCGCACCTCTTCCTCTTCGAGTCGGAGTCGTCCTCGGAGACGTCGACACGCGGCGTCTACCAGGAGCCGGAGCGCCTCAACACCGGCGAGAACCACACGCCCGGCAGACGGGGCGTCTCCTCCTACGACAACAACCTCGCCTCCTGGACCATGAGCGGCGAGTACGGCCACAAGAAGGACCGGGACCGGAAGTGGTTCGCCGGGCAGTTCCTGTGGTCGGGCATCGACTACATCGGCGAGCCCACGCCGTACGACGTCTTCCCGGTGAAGGCGTCCTTCTTCGGCGCGGTCGACACGGCAGGCTTCCCCAAGGACATGTACTACCTGTTCCAGAGCCAGTGGATCAGCGAGCCCATGGTCCACCTGCTGCCGATGAGCTGGAACCACCAGAAGGGCGACACCGTCGAGGTGTGGGCGTACTCCAACGTCGACACCGTCGAACTGTTCCTCAACGGGAAGTCGCTCGGGACGAGGAAGTTCGACGAGAAGAAGACCGTCGACGGGCGCCCCTATCTGGAGACCACCGAGGCGACCGGAGACGACAAGACCTTCACCGACGGCCCCTACCCCGGCAGCTACACCAGCCCCAACGGCAGCGCGGGCAAGCTCCATCTCACCTGGAAGGTGCCGTACGCGCCGGGCGAGTTGAAGGCGGTGGCGCGCCGGAACGGCAGGGCCGTCGCCACCGACGTGCTGCGCACGGCCGGGGCACCGCACGCCGTGCGGCTGACGGCCGACCGCGCGTCACTCCCGGCGGACGGACGTTCCCTGGTCTTCGTCACCGCCGAGATCGTCGACGCCCGGGGTGTGGTGGTGCCCGACGCCGAGCATCTGATCTCCTTCGACGTGCGCGGCGGTTCCCTCGCCGGGCTCGACAACGGCCGGGAGGAGAGCGCCGAGCGCTACCAGGCCAGCACCCGGACCGCCTTCGGCGGCAAGGCACTCGCGATCGTGCGGTCCGGGGTCGAGCCCGGACCGACGAAGGTGACGGCACGGGTGGAGGGCCTGCGCACCGGAAAGGTCACCGTGCGGGCCACGCCGGCGCGCGCCAAGTCCTCCACACCGCCCGCCGAGTTCGAGCCCGACCATCCGGCTCCCGTCACCTACCCCCACGCCGACGCCAGTTACTCCGGGCGCCCCGACACCCTGCCCGCCGCCATGCTCGACGGTGACCCCGCCACCGGCTGGTCCAACGGCTTCCTCAAGGCGGCCACGGCCCTGCTGCCCGCGTTCAGCGGGGCGCGGCCCGAGGACTGGGTGTCGGTCGACTGGGGGAGGGCCGGTACGGTCGGCCGGGTGGAGGTCTCGTTCACCGTCGACGCAGGCCACACGCTTCCCGAGACCGTCGAAGTCGCGGTGTGGGACGGCACGCGGCACGTTCCCGCCGAGGGCGCGGAAGTCCACTGGGCCACCGCCTCCGACGCCCCCACGGTGATCATTTTCACCCCGCTGCGCGGCAGCCGCATCCGGCTCACGCTGACCAGCCGGTATCCGGGCGAGGCACGCGGCGCGGTGCGGATCAGCCGACTGGACGTCCTCGCCGTCTGA
- a CDS encoding sensor histidine kinase — MSASPPLPLPLLKRIPPGLWTVLAWYAAAVEPIVEYVVMPQAPTYSLNYPQDGLDSLGAQTLLAVAFVLILAGSAVLRRRTSAAYGLVIAGTVISTVAWRQDEIPPTQFLAVDIALCYIAATRPRRNSLTAAAAALGTLAGYLVLRLITGDDSSIAQEPFVALTVVIAWLIGNSSHQARAHNAELHARAAAEAVTAERLRIAREMHDTVAHSIGIIALQAGAAARVIETQPAKAREAMLTVEMAGRETLSGLRRMLGALRQADHDEERQGRAHAPAPLRLAAGLANVEQLAATTTAAGVRVEVRWQGRRRPLPADIDLAAFRIVQESVTNAVRHSGADSCQVRLDYRADELAVEVSDRGEGGGTSTDTGYGLIGMRERAALLHGDFTAGPRPGGGFLVAARLPVPAGTEAEAKAGVR, encoded by the coding sequence ATGTCCGCCTCACCGCCGCTGCCGTTGCCGCTGCTCAAACGCATACCGCCGGGCCTGTGGACGGTACTGGCGTGGTACGCGGCAGCAGTCGAACCCATCGTCGAGTACGTAGTGATGCCGCAAGCGCCGACGTACTCGCTCAACTACCCCCAGGACGGACTCGACTCGCTCGGAGCCCAGACGCTGCTCGCCGTCGCCTTCGTGCTGATCCTGGCCGGCAGCGCGGTGCTGCGCCGCAGGACCTCCGCGGCGTACGGTCTGGTGATCGCCGGTACGGTCATCTCGACGGTGGCCTGGCGGCAGGATGAGATTCCGCCCACGCAGTTCCTGGCCGTGGATATCGCCCTCTGCTACATCGCAGCCACCCGGCCTCGGCGGAACTCGCTCACCGCGGCCGCCGCAGCGCTCGGCACACTGGCCGGCTACCTCGTCCTGCGGTTGATCACGGGCGACGATTCCAGCATCGCGCAGGAGCCGTTCGTGGCCCTGACCGTGGTCATCGCCTGGCTCATCGGTAATTCGTCGCATCAGGCCCGGGCCCACAACGCAGAGTTGCACGCCCGGGCCGCCGCCGAGGCCGTCACCGCCGAACGGCTGCGCATCGCCCGCGAGATGCACGACACCGTCGCCCACAGCATCGGCATCATCGCCTTGCAGGCCGGCGCCGCGGCCCGGGTCATCGAAACCCAGCCGGCCAAAGCCCGCGAGGCGATGCTCACCGTGGAGATGGCCGGCCGCGAGACGCTGTCCGGGCTGCGAAGGATGCTCGGCGCGCTGCGCCAGGCCGACCACGATGAGGAACGCCAAGGCCGCGCGCACGCGCCGGCGCCCCTGCGACTGGCCGCTGGCCTGGCGAACGTGGAACAGCTCGCCGCGACGACCACGGCCGCCGGAGTCCGCGTGGAGGTGCGGTGGCAGGGCAGGCGCCGCCCGCTGCCAGCCGACATCGATCTCGCGGCGTTCCGGATTGTCCAGGAGTCGGTGACCAACGCCGTACGGCACTCGGGTGCCGATTCCTGCCAGGTGCGCCTCGACTACCGCGCGGACGAACTCGCCGTCGAGGTCTCGGACCGAGGGGAAGGCGGCGGCACCAGCACGGACACCGGATACGGCCTGATCGGCATGCGCGAGCGGGCCGCCCTGCTGCATGGCGATTTCACGGCCGGGCCCCGTCCCGGGGGCGGCTTCCTGGTAGCGGCCAGGCTCCCGGTACCGGCCGGGACCGAGGCAGAAGCGAAGGCGGGAGTCAGATGA
- a CDS encoding RICIN domain-containing protein gives MHTPHPPRPTYPPAPGPVPGESDETLAARLRGWPEGGTGDPVALLMARHWQPTYDYAVICLASGSGVASMVTATAFHRVLDGLMRGESGVALRPRLLVTARDTVKEWSAEEGVSGVLPDLRKPAGGRGMRAAKSMTPENRKLVERSFQALPAVAQCLLWHTEVEAETITIPTGLLGLDIDSAAATLEQAREKFREGCVRAHRELAPSKDCRFYNRLLDVPIRRGGALLPDVQEHLLECRFCRYAAEQLSHFEGGLGGVVAEAVLGWGARRYLDSRPGRMPQKGSSRRPGSGGRHRLLSQIPAQRRRITSATRNPRALLTVGVSSGALIAAILGAAFLSDDGSGADATASTSATGGIATAPEAGDGETADTASATPPATAGRPTAPQQTRLRNQAADLCLDIQGGKAEKGASTELAVCSSDWTQKWSYEEDGLLRSVADPELCLDSQVDAGVVVLGRCADEDSGRGDDVRYDFTVQGELLPRWGEGLAVATTATDPKADIVVKVRDSSDAQSWLTDGVSASPESFSVSGSGAPTPETEPVSEKPDQNGEDGEDGEDDDLPIPGAKKSGSPEPSSSAEAEPGGSVLSVRDDTTTETGSDSGTGPIRCCP, from the coding sequence GTGCACACCCCCCACCCTCCTCGCCCCACCTATCCGCCCGCGCCCGGGCCGGTTCCCGGTGAGTCCGACGAGACTCTCGCCGCCCGGCTGAGAGGCTGGCCGGAAGGCGGCACCGGCGATCCCGTCGCCCTGTTGATGGCGCGGCACTGGCAGCCGACGTACGACTACGCGGTCATCTGTCTCGCCTCCGGCTCCGGCGTCGCCTCGATGGTGACGGCGACAGCCTTCCACCGGGTGCTCGACGGCCTGATGCGGGGCGAATCCGGCGTCGCCCTGCGCCCCCGACTGCTGGTGACCGCACGCGACACCGTCAAGGAGTGGTCCGCGGAAGAGGGCGTGTCCGGTGTGCTGCCGGACCTGAGGAAACCCGCCGGCGGGCGCGGTATGCGGGCGGCGAAGTCCATGACGCCCGAAAATCGCAAGCTCGTCGAGCGCTCTTTCCAGGCCCTCCCGGCGGTCGCCCAGTGCTTGCTCTGGCACACCGAAGTGGAAGCCGAAACGATTACCATACCCACTGGTCTGCTGGGGCTGGACATCGACAGCGCGGCGGCCACACTGGAGCAGGCGCGCGAGAAATTCCGTGAGGGGTGCGTCCGTGCCCACCGTGAACTCGCGCCGTCCAAGGACTGCCGCTTCTACAACCGGCTGCTGGACGTGCCGATTCGCCGCGGCGGCGCCCTGCTGCCGGATGTCCAGGAGCATCTGCTGGAGTGCCGGTTCTGCCGTTACGCCGCCGAGCAACTCAGCCATTTCGAGGGCGGACTCGGAGGAGTCGTCGCCGAAGCGGTACTCGGCTGGGGCGCCCGACGCTATCTCGACTCCCGTCCCGGCCGCATGCCGCAGAAGGGGAGTTCAAGACGCCCGGGGAGCGGCGGCCGTCACCGTTTGCTCTCTCAGATCCCCGCACAGCGCCGCCGGATCACGTCCGCGACGCGCAATCCCAGAGCCCTGCTCACCGTCGGCGTCTCCTCGGGCGCGCTGATCGCGGCCATCCTGGGCGCCGCGTTCCTGTCGGACGACGGCAGTGGCGCCGATGCCACGGCCTCCACCAGCGCCACCGGCGGCATCGCCACGGCGCCGGAAGCCGGCGACGGCGAGACAGCCGACACCGCCTCAGCGACACCACCCGCCACGGCCGGGCGGCCCACCGCCCCGCAGCAGACGCGGCTGCGCAACCAGGCCGCCGACCTGTGCCTCGACATCCAGGGCGGCAAGGCCGAGAAGGGCGCCTCGACCGAGCTCGCGGTGTGTTCCTCCGACTGGACGCAGAAGTGGTCGTACGAGGAGGACGGGCTGCTGCGCAGTGTCGCCGACCCCGAGCTGTGCCTGGACTCCCAGGTCGACGCGGGTGTCGTCGTCCTCGGTAGGTGCGCCGACGAGGACTCCGGGCGCGGCGACGACGTGCGGTACGACTTCACGGTGCAGGGCGAGTTGCTGCCCCGGTGGGGTGAGGGGCTCGCAGTCGCCACCACGGCCACGGATCCCAAGGCAGACATCGTCGTCAAGGTGCGGGACTCCTCCGACGCGCAGAGCTGGCTCACGGACGGGGTGAGCGCCAGTCCCGAGTCGTTCTCCGTCTCCGGGTCCGGGGCGCCCACGCCCGAGACCGAGCCGGTCTCCGAGAAGCCGGACCAGAACGGCGAGGACGGCGAGGACGGCGAGGACGACGACCTCCCGATACCGGGAGCGAAGAAGTCCGGCTCCCCGGAGCCGAGTTCCTCAGCGGAGGCCGAACCGGGCGGCTCGGTCCTGTCCGTGCGCGACGACACGACCACGGAGACCGGCTCCGACTCCGGGACGGGGCCGATCCGGTGCTGTCCGTGA
- a CDS encoding ABC transporter ATP-binding protein has product MIEVNELTKRYGGTTAVKDLTFTVRPGQVTGFLGPNGAGKSTTLRMILGLHEPTGGTVTVDGRPFRDRPRGLRHVGSLLDAHDVHGGRSAVAQLSALARSNRIPQRRVEEVLREVGLAEVARRRVGGFSLGMKQRLGIASALLGDPPVLLFDEPLNGLDPEGVRWVRDLFRRLAAEGRTVFVSSHLMSEMEHTADELIVIGRGELIAAESLTEFSARGTGQSVTVGTPAAAVLRDLLTAEGAAVDTEGDLLAATGVTAVRIGEIAMEHRIPLYHLSARCASLEEAFMELTADSVQYLAGDPQ; this is encoded by the coding sequence GTGATCGAAGTCAACGAGCTCACGAAGCGATACGGCGGCACGACGGCCGTCAAAGATCTGACCTTCACTGTGCGGCCCGGACAGGTGACCGGGTTTCTCGGTCCGAACGGCGCCGGCAAGAGCACCACGCTGCGGATGATCCTCGGCTTGCATGAGCCCACCGGCGGCACCGTTACCGTCGACGGCCGCCCTTTCCGCGACCGGCCCCGCGGCCTGCGTCATGTCGGCTCCCTTCTCGACGCGCACGATGTGCACGGCGGGCGCAGCGCGGTGGCGCAGCTGTCCGCCCTGGCCCGCAGTAACCGCATCCCGCAGCGTCGGGTGGAGGAGGTGCTGCGGGAGGTCGGCCTCGCCGAGGTCGCCCGGCGCCGCGTCGGCGGATTCTCGCTCGGCATGAAGCAGCGGCTCGGCATCGCTTCCGCCCTGCTCGGTGACCCACCGGTACTGCTCTTCGACGAGCCGCTCAACGGCCTTGACCCGGAAGGCGTGAGGTGGGTGCGTGACCTGTTCAGGCGTCTGGCCGCCGAGGGCCGCACGGTGTTTGTCTCCAGCCATCTCATGTCCGAGATGGAACACACCGCCGACGAGCTGATCGTCATCGGCCGCGGTGAGCTGATCGCGGCCGAGAGCCTCACGGAGTTTTCCGCTCGCGGCACTGGGCAGAGCGTCACGGTGGGTACGCCCGCCGCTGCCGTCCTGAGAGATCTGCTGACGGCCGAGGGCGCGGCCGTGGACACGGAGGGCGACCTGCTTGCTGCGACTGGTGTGACTGCGGTCCGGATCGGTGAGATCGCCATGGAGCACCGTATTCCGCTGTATCACCTCAGCGCCCGGTGCGCCTCGTTGGAAGAGGCGTTCATGGAGCTCACTGCCGACAGCGTGCAATACCTCGCAGGAGACCCTCAGTGA
- a CDS encoding protease inhibitor, with translation MPKTARWAATLTLAATAVCGPLTGSALAAPESAAAGLYAPAALVLTTGHGETAAAATPERAVTLTCAPRPFGTHPAAAEACAELGAVGGDFAALAGRAGVMCTKEYDPVVVTAQGVWQGKRVAYERTFPNECLKNSAASVLYAF, from the coding sequence ATGCCGAAGACCGCGCGTTGGGCAGCGACTCTCACCCTGGCGGCCACCGCCGTCTGCGGCCCCCTCACGGGTTCCGCGCTCGCCGCCCCCGAGTCCGCCGCGGCCGGGCTCTACGCTCCCGCTGCCCTGGTCCTGACCACGGGTCACGGCGAGACCGCAGCCGCCGCCACCCCCGAGCGCGCGGTCACCCTGACCTGCGCGCCGCGGCCCTTTGGCACACACCCGGCCGCCGCCGAGGCCTGTGCCGAACTCGGCGCCGTCGGCGGGGACTTCGCCGCCCTGGCCGGCCGGGCCGGGGTGATGTGCACCAAGGAGTACGACCCGGTGGTCGTCACCGCCCAGGGTGTCTGGCAGGGCAAGCGCGTCGCGTACGAGCGCACCTTCCCCAACGAGTGCCTGAAGAATTCCGCCGCGAGCGTCCTGTACGCCTTCTAG
- a CDS encoding response regulator transcription factor, with product MTIRVVLTDDQPLVRAALQMVITDTADIEVVGEAEDGAEAVRLTEELAPDVVVMDLRMPGMDGIEATRLITTGTGSTRVVVLTTFDDDDYVYGALHAGASGFLVKDMALDDILAAIRIVAAGDALIAPAVTRRLIKEFTTRPAASPPRRSELDGITAREREVLTLVGRGLSNTEIAGELSISIATAKTYLTRLLAKLNARDRVQLVILAYEAGLVATSQ from the coding sequence ATGACCATCCGTGTCGTGCTCACCGACGACCAGCCCCTGGTCCGGGCCGCCCTGCAGATGGTCATCACCGACACCGCGGACATCGAGGTGGTGGGCGAGGCAGAAGACGGCGCGGAAGCGGTACGGCTGACGGAGGAACTCGCCCCCGACGTCGTCGTGATGGACCTCCGGATGCCCGGCATGGACGGCATCGAAGCCACCCGGCTGATCACGACGGGCACCGGCTCCACACGCGTCGTCGTCCTCACGACCTTCGACGACGACGACTACGTCTACGGGGCGCTGCACGCCGGCGCCTCCGGATTCCTCGTCAAGGACATGGCCCTGGACGACATCCTCGCCGCAATCCGGATCGTTGCCGCCGGGGACGCTCTGATCGCACCAGCCGTCACACGCCGGCTGATCAAAGAGTTCACCACCCGACCCGCAGCGTCACCGCCGCGGCGGTCGGAGCTCGACGGCATCACCGCCCGGGAACGCGAGGTGCTGACCCTCGTCGGCAGGGGCCTGTCCAATACGGAGATCGCAGGGGAGCTCTCCATCAGCATCGCCACCGCCAAGACCTACCTGACCCGCCTGCTCGCCAAGCTCAATGCCCGCGACCGGGTGCAGCTAGTGATCCTGGCCTATGAGGCGGGCCTGGTGGCAACATCCCAGTGA
- a CDS encoding glycoside hydrolase family 9 protein: MKRRRTTLLAVTALLAAALTALPTGSAQAEEAEQVKNGTFDTTTAPWWTSGNVTAGLTDGRLCAEIPGGTANRWDAAVGQNDITLVKGESYRFGFSASGTPQGNVLRAIVGLSVAPYDTWFEVSPQLNVSGDSYTYTFTSPVDTAQAQVGFQLGGNADPFTFCMDDVSLLGGVPPEVYEPDTGPRVRVNQVSYLPAGPKNATLVTDAITKLPWRLKNASGAVVAHGRTVPRGVDASSGQNVHSIDFGSYRKRGTGFTLSVDGETSHPFDIDPSAYERLRLDSLKYYYTQRSGTEIRDDLRPGYGRAAGHLDVAPNKGDHDVPCQPGVCDYTLDVTGGWYDAGDHGKYVVNGGISTWEVLSTYERSLHARTGRTGKLGDGSLDIPESGNEVPDLLDEVRWQLDFLLRMQVPDGQPLAGMAHHKIHDEQWTGLPLMPADDPQKRELHPPSTAATLNLAATAAQAARLYRPYDRAFAAKALDAARTAWAAAKEHPAIHASESDGIGGGTYSDDNVTDEFYWAAAQLYLTTGEKAFERYVLGSPVHTADIFGSLGFDWARTAAAGRLDLATVPNKLPGRDKVRGSVIKGADRYLATLRAHPYGLPYAPDDNLYDWGSNHQILNNAVVIATAYDISGASKYREGALQSMDYLFGRNALNISYVTGYGEVDARNQHSRWYAHQLDPDLPNPPVGTLAGGPNSSIQDPFAQSRLQGCVGQFCYIDDIQSWSTNEHTINWNAALARMASFVADQI, encoded by the coding sequence GTGAAACGACGCAGAACCACCCTGCTCGCCGTAACGGCCCTCCTCGCGGCGGCGCTCACCGCGCTGCCCACCGGCTCGGCCCAGGCCGAGGAGGCCGAACAGGTCAAGAACGGCACCTTCGACACCACCACCGCCCCCTGGTGGACGTCCGGCAACGTCACCGCGGGCCTGACGGACGGCCGCCTCTGCGCCGAGATCCCCGGCGGTACCGCCAACCGCTGGGACGCCGCCGTCGGCCAGAACGACATCACCCTCGTCAAGGGCGAGTCGTACCGGTTCGGCTTCAGCGCGTCCGGCACCCCCCAGGGGAACGTCCTGCGCGCGATCGTCGGCCTGTCCGTCGCGCCGTACGACACCTGGTTCGAGGTGAGCCCGCAGCTGAACGTCTCGGGCGACTCGTACACGTACACCTTCACCTCACCCGTCGACACCGCCCAGGCCCAGGTCGGCTTCCAGCTCGGCGGCAACGCCGACCCGTTCACCTTCTGCATGGACGACGTCTCGCTGCTCGGCGGGGTGCCGCCGGAGGTGTACGAGCCCGACACCGGGCCCCGGGTGCGCGTCAACCAGGTCTCCTATCTGCCCGCAGGGCCGAAGAACGCCACCCTGGTCACCGACGCCATCACGAAGCTGCCCTGGCGGCTGAAGAACGCCTCGGGCGCGGTGGTCGCGCACGGCCGGACCGTCCCGCGCGGCGTCGACGCCTCCTCCGGACAGAACGTCCACTCCATCGACTTCGGCTCGTACCGCAAGCGCGGCACCGGCTTCACCCTCTCCGTCGACGGCGAGACCAGCCACCCCTTCGACATCGACCCGAGCGCCTACGAACGCCTCCGGCTCGACTCGCTGAAGTACTACTACACCCAGCGCAGCGGCACCGAGATCCGCGACGACCTGCGCCCCGGCTACGGCCGCGCCGCCGGCCACCTGGACGTCGCGCCCAACAAGGGCGATCACGACGTGCCCTGCCAGCCGGGCGTCTGCGACTACACGCTCGACGTCACCGGCGGCTGGTACGACGCCGGCGACCACGGCAAGTACGTCGTCAACGGCGGCATCTCCACCTGGGAGGTGCTGAGCACCTACGAGCGTTCCCTGCACGCCCGCACCGGGCGGACCGGCAAGCTCGGTGACGGCTCGCTCGACATCCCGGAGAGCGGCAACGAGGTGCCGGACCTGCTCGACGAGGTCCGCTGGCAGCTGGACTTCCTGCTGAGGATGCAGGTGCCGGACGGGCAGCCGCTCGCGGGCATGGCCCACCACAAGATCCACGACGAGCAGTGGACCGGCCTGCCCCTGATGCCCGCCGACGACCCGCAGAAGCGCGAACTGCACCCGCCGAGCACCGCGGCCACCCTGAACCTCGCCGCCACCGCCGCCCAGGCGGCCCGCCTGTACCGCCCCTACGACCGCGCCTTCGCGGCGAAGGCGCTCGACGCGGCCCGCACCGCCTGGGCCGCGGCAAAGGAACACCCGGCGATCCACGCCTCCGAGAGCGACGGCATCGGCGGCGGCACCTACTCCGACGACAACGTCACCGACGAGTTCTACTGGGCGGCGGCCCAGCTGTACCTCACCACCGGTGAGAAGGCGTTCGAGCGGTACGTCCTCGGCTCCCCGGTGCACACCGCCGACATCTTCGGCAGCCTCGGCTTCGACTGGGCCCGCACGGCCGCCGCCGGCCGGCTCGACCTCGCGACCGTGCCGAACAAGCTGCCCGGCCGCGACAAGGTCCGGGGGTCCGTGATCAAGGGCGCCGACCGCTACCTGGCCACGCTGAGGGCACACCCGTACGGCCTGCCGTACGCACCCGACGACAACCTCTACGACTGGGGCTCCAACCACCAGATCCTCAACAACGCGGTCGTCATCGCCACGGCCTACGACATCAGCGGGGCGTCGAAGTACCGCGAGGGCGCGCTCCAGAGCATGGACTACCTCTTCGGCCGCAACGCCCTCAACATCTCCTACGTCACCGGCTACGGCGAGGTGGACGCACGCAACCAGCACAGCCGGTGGTACGCCCACCAGCTCGACCCGGACCTCCCCAACCCGCCCGTCGGCACGCTGGCCGGAGGCCCGAACTCAAGCATCCAGGACCCCTTCGCCCAGAGCAGACTCCAGGGCTGCGTCGGCCAGTTCTGCTACATCGACGACATCCAGTCCTGGTCGACCAACGAGCACACCATCAACTGGAACGCGGCGCTGGCCCGCATGGCGTCGTTCGTGGCGGATCAGATCTGA
- a CDS encoding toxin Doc, translated as MAPVIHIDVPWLLQRHEEVMPEQPTINDFSALVAAVARHRVDPPRLGVDSDPAWRAAALLHTLALLKPLPAANARFACATAVAYMFVSGVGIDPPYGALVDLARDLLSGSTDVYGAADRLRSWQI; from the coding sequence ATGGCACCCGTCATCCACATCGACGTGCCCTGGCTGCTCCAGCGACACGAAGAGGTCATGCCCGAGCAGCCCACCATCAACGACTTCTCCGCGCTCGTCGCGGCCGTGGCCCGGCATCGCGTCGATCCGCCGCGCCTCGGTGTGGACTCCGACCCGGCCTGGCGGGCCGCCGCGCTGCTGCACACCCTCGCGCTGCTCAAGCCGCTGCCGGCAGCCAACGCCCGTTTCGCCTGCGCGACGGCCGTGGCGTACATGTTCGTCAGCGGCGTCGGCATCGACCCGCCCTACGGAGCCCTCGTGGACCTCGCGCGTGACCTGCTCTCCGGGAGCACGGACGTCTACGGGGCGGCGGACCGGCTCCGGTCCTGGCAGATCTGA